A window of Quercus robur chromosome 12, dhQueRobu3.1, whole genome shotgun sequence genomic DNA:
GCAAGCCCTGGGAAAAAGTCCGAGACATTTGGTTTTCCCATTAGCACCATCTGTTCCCCCACTAATATTTTAAACTCAGCTCCAATTTTAGTCCCTCTCTCCTTGTAGCGAGTCACCCCCCACCATGTTCGTGACCGCGTTTACTCCAGTCACAAATGCCAATACCCCGagatctaatttttaataaatcaatgtttgattatttatttattttttgttattatatgaGACAtcagtttataaaaattatgcatagTATTCTAATCTTATTTCTGAAGACACCATTCCAGACTGGTCAATCAACATCTCCATTAGCAATAACCGTAgtctttcttttagttttatcttTGTTAAGTTAGGTGGGTTAGGAGATTAGGTAACGAAGCAGCACATGAAGCTGCCAAATTTTCTCTAACTTCCTATCAGTCCTTTTTCAATAATGGTAATCTCCTTACTGTTTTAGAGTCTATTTGTAGGGCGGATTACCTTTCTAGTTCTCCTTGTTTGGTTTAATATTATtgcagattatcaaaaaaaaaaaagaaaaagaaaaaaccttatTTCTGAAGTAATCCACGCTATATATCTAGCAACAAGATGGTTCTTAGGACCTGCTTTCACTTAGGCAAAAAGAGCTAGAGAGATGGATTATTTCTTGAGCTTTATACTATGTCTTTGCCACACCTGGACCATAATTCAAGCTTTTTATTCAATTGCAAGAAGTATAGTGACTTCCACAAAGCTTCCACCGGGACCTAAACCTTTTCCAATCATCGGAAACCTTTTAGAACTTGTTGGTCACAAACCCCAAAAGTCCTTGGCTAAACTTGCCAATACACATGGCCCCTTAATGACTCTAAAGCTAGGCCTGAAAACCACAATAGTCATTTCTTCAGCAGACTTGGCGAAAGAAGTTCTCCAACAACATGACCAATTCTTCTGCAACCGTACCATTCCAGAGTCAGTCGTAGCTGGCAATGAGCACGAGTTCAGCTTGCCTTGGCTACCAGTTTCGGCCCAATGGAGAAACCTTCGAAGGATTTGCAAGTCCCATTTATTTGCTAATCAGATACTCGATGCAAACCAAAACCTCCGGAAAAAGAAAGTGCAAGAGCTCCTTGCCGATATCCATAATAGTAGTCTAAATGGAGATGCAGTTGATATTGGCAAAGCAGCTTTTAAAACCTCCCTTAATTTGTTATCTAATACCATCTTCTCAGTAGACTTGGCTGACCCCAATTCTGCCACAGGAAGAGAGTTAAGCAAGCTCGTCCATAGTATCCTAGAAGTGGGTTCACGTCCAAACTTGGCAGACTATTTTCCTGTGCTTAAGAAGGTTGATCCTCAAGGCATACGCCGCCAGATGACAATTTACTACGGGAAGATGATAGACCTCTTTAGCAGCATTATTAGCCAACGGTTGCTTCAAAGAAAAACGTTTGGTTCTATCAGAAACAATGACATGTTAGATACCCTTCTCCATATTAGTGAAGAAAGCACAGGGGAGATTGACAAAACTCAAATCGAACGTTTGTTTGTGGTAacaatttctttatattcttcttCAATAACTacaaatttattcatttatgcACTTTGTTTTTGGGTAATTATCCATTTACGTACATTTTATTATTGTGGTTTGTGGTCTCGTGAATGGATCTGATGATCTATAATCGCATACTTTTTACCGATCGAATAGGACCTGTTTCTTGCGGGCAATGATACAACTTCGGCCACATTGGAATGGGCAATGGCGGAGCTACTCTACAACCCTGAGGTTTTGTCAAAAGCAAAAGCAGAGCTCGAGCAAATCATTGGCAAAGGAAATGCAGTAGTGGAATCTGACATTGATCGTTTACCGTACTTACAAGCAATAGTTAAAGAAACCTTTCGGTTACACCCTCCGGTTCCGCTGTTGCTTCCCCGTAAAGCTGGAGCAGATGTAGAAATTCAGGGCTTCACAGTCCCAAAGGGTGCACAAGTGCTTGTAAATATATGGGCTATAGGCAGGGACGCCAGTATATGGGAAAACCCAAACTCATTTAAGCCAGAGAGGTTCATGGGATCAGAAATTGATGTCAAGGGAAGGAATTTTGAGCTTATTCCGTTTGGTGCAGGAAGGAGAATGTGTCCTGGATTACCATTGGCATTAAGAATGTTACACTTGATGTTGGGTTCGCTTATACACACCTTTGATTGGAAAGTTGAAGGTGGTTTTAAGCCCAAGGATATCTACTTTGAAGAGAAGTTTGGTTTAACCTTACAAAAGGCTAAACCCCTACGAGCTATTCCTATCATGGCGTAAGAATTTTATGCACTCTCCCTCCTCTCCTTCCATTTTAAACCAGCCTCCTCTAATTAGTAACTATTATTGTCTGTCCTTCTAAGGGCTTAAAATTCAACTTTATTGTCGCATAAGAAAGTAATATCTATTCAATAAAAGTATAATAATTATCACACTTAACTTCTTGCACATCTTTAGTACATTTTAACCTTTTCATATTTTCGGTGTAAAATAAATATCAGATTTTCAGATTTTAAAACGTTTGCATAACGCACACAATTCTAAAGATTGTTGGTAcaaatgtgaaaaataaaaatttattagataGTTCGAGAAGTATACTCCAACCCtatgtaagagagagaaagtataCTCTCAGAGCACCTAATAataattcatgaaaaaaaatattccaaaacaatatttaattatttactgTTCAATAAAAAAGGATTTGATTGTTTTAGAATCTTTTACGTAGTGACCCACAGATCAAagttcaaaacaaacaaatgtgTATTATCCTTTATGAATGAAGAAAATTCAACAAGCCAAGCAAGAGCAAGATACAACTTTCATCTGCAAGAGCCTACTTGATATCAAATGGCAAAAGCTCGGCCTCGTCTAAAACAGATCGCAATGACACTGCAATAATGCAAATAAGGCACAAATTGACTGCTGGCATAGATATGACATGCACCATTGTTGCCTTCGTCATTTTCTATgctttttttcttcacttcaaTTTTCTCCTCCTCAACTTAGATCACTTCCCCGATTTTTCCGTTTTGCTTTTGTTCATACATCTTCGGTCAAAACCCCAAAACTATAAAGATATGATTAATCGGGAGAAAAATAATCTTTACCAATTGATATGTTAAAGAAGGAGTAACTATTCAGTGTATCAAGAGCACAATATATAAATGCTTGCTTTCCTCTCACATGTCAATGGATCACACTATTTACATTCATGATGGGACCTATTATTTATGTGAGATTCAGCATGCATTTATTAAGCGCTTAAAGCACTTAATAATTACACTTAAAGAAGAACAATAGTATTAGGTGCTCTTGGAGCATGATGATATGGTGTTCATTCATCACACATTTATGATAAAACCATCATAAATTTAAATCATCAAATCAGTTAttgtgaaaatgagaaaattattACGTACTCTtagagtatcataaatgcgtagtCTCccatctcacatgaatggtgagtcccaccatgaatttaattcgtGAAacctaccattcatgtgagaggagggagtacgcatttatggtactttgggagtatacaataatttcccATGAAAATGATGTATCACTAGCATATTTCATCTAACTTTCTCTTCAATGCAAAAGGTGTCAACTGTAAGTCCCTTATTCACTCTCTCTTAGATTCACCCCTTCCTCAAAACACCCCTGCCTTCCTAGCTTGCACCCTTATCCCTTTGCTGGTGGGACAAACACTGGCATGCCTCCATTAAGATTTTCTCCCCTTTCCTcgtatgtgtgtgtattaaaaAAACTTAGGTGCGCGCCGGAAATGAGGCTATTGGGCttaacctcacttgggctcacaacttacttATAAGGTGGGCTTAGGATTTcttactttgggtcgttctcgacACAGAGACTCAATGtagttttctttctctctttctgaatagctgtttttctctcttttttctctccctctcgtGAACCCCCCtttcttccccaacttctcctatttataactctaagttagtggggagatcatgattactgccatagttagtgcaattgaaggtccaatattatttgttgtaagtggatgtttaggtgagagtggaatgcagCGACTATggctttggaacttggttccaactcaagCAAATATGCCCGGTAGTGATGTTTCCTGGAAACTGCCGAGCATTCTATGGTATGTTCAGATTTCAGTCTTTCTTTATTGTTCGGGCATTTTACATCGAGCAGTGGTTAGGTGATGAGATTTGGACTTGTAGTTTATGAGGGTAGAATAAAAAGGGATTGAAAAACTGGGCCGTGCTACTAGGCCTGAATCCAAGGCCCAATTGGATCTAGGCACCTCGGTACCATacattagcccccccttgattcatgcTTGGCTACCGGGAGGAATCAAGGAACcgaaaatgcatttttgtttcGGGAGTTTAATAGTTAGAAACTTGGGCGGTTACGGCATCCCATTAATGCTCTTCTCAAAAGATGCGCTATTTCGGGGCCCCAGGTTTACTTGTCATTATTACCTGACGGTTCATGAACCCACCCGACGCGCGTGTCGATTATCATTGGCATTCGTAGGGATTTTTGTGAATCATGACTATTTATTGCTGATTAAAAGTTTCTCTGTCCTCTTTTGCttctataaatagttcttctcAAAACGttctttcactttttcactTCCTTCTTCCTGTGTTTACTCTCTGCCGAATATTCATCTGAGCGCTTACTCACTAGCCCAGTGACCCTTCCTTCCTTAGAGCccaaagtaagttttctacCCCCCTCCTTTTACTTCATCTTCTTTCTTCGAGTTCCTTCTTTCAGTATTAGATTTCGAAATGGGTTATTCTTTTCTTCTGGATACCCGGCATCTTTAGCCATCTTTAGGCAAAAGTTTGATATCCCCGGTGATGTGGAAGTGGCTTACTGCCACGAGAGCGAGTTTGCTCTCCACAGAGGGCATGGTACTGCTTTCTTTCCTCTAATGGCAATTCTAGAGGGCAGGGTTCGGTTTCCCGTGGACCCTCTTTTAGTTAACACACTTAGGTATTATGGGCTGCGCCCTGACCAACTCCtacccaatttttaccgggtagttagttgtgtcagtaagttgaaCCATACATTTAATTTACAGTTGGATTACCATGACATAAACCACATGTACAGTCTTTGTGGGAATAAGACTTccaattattacttaaaaactAGGGATACACAGGTACGACTGATATCATGCCTACTTGATTTAAATAGGAACTCAGCCGGGGAGTTTGTCCGGGTgtgcggcaattggtttgccggagAAATTCCCTGCCCCCTCTCATggcgtgaagtgggtttgtACCGATCTCTGACTTAACCGTTTTTCTAATTGCACTAGTTTTATCTTATTGGTTGCTAATATTGTATCTCGTTTTTTTGCAGAGGGTAAAGTGTTCATCCCGGACGTTAGGATAGTTCATGTCAGGGACTTGAATTTTATCTTTTGGTCCGAGATATTTGTGCATTGGGACAGACAGCTCCAAGCATCACATCTAATCCTCGGGGTCAAACCGGTTTATTCTACCTGGCAGTCTTTCAAACAAGCGCTGTTGGTTAACAGCCCCATTTTGTCATAAATAGACGTTCGGCACGTGAATTTTCTACCGCCAAAGCTTACAGTAGGTGAAGCGAGGGAACTGGGCAAGCGATACACCTGCTTGGACGAGCTAGCGCCACTGCGGGACGAGTATGCGGAGCGTGTGTCCCGGCGTCTCCGAGAGCTCGCCCACGAACCTGTCCAAGAAGAAGTTCTTGTCCAAGAACTCGCTCAGCCTAAGGACCCTGTTGAACCCGAGGCTCCCATAAAGGAAGCTGAGCAATTTGTAGTTGACGTAACTCATTTGTCAGACACCGAGTCCTTTCTCAGTGAAGACATGGTGACCCGAAAGACCATAACCATAGACCGCTTCGTGCCCGGTGTGAGGCAAGCCGCGCAGCAGCCACCCTCTCAGAGCCAAACTCAAGCGCCTCCTCTTCCGCCTCCTCCTCAAACCGGCCGAGTCCGGAAAAGGTAGAGGGTTACCGAGCAAACTCCTATCGGTTCGGGAGATGCAGCAGCTcggactcctccccgaccaaccgGAGACATTGTCATCCATGAGCTGCAAACCCAGGTTGGGCCGAGTGTAGCATCCTCTTCTCAAGTCGCGTAGGCGTGGAAGCCTAAATATCTTCTGGACGGCAAGCCTCTTCCTTCAACTGCTTGTGTGCGGATGTGGGAGAAAGGTGAGGGGGGCCGCATTGCTCAGACCTTGGCAAAGGGCCTCCTTCTGCCCGATAATGTACACGCCTTTGAAGAAGGGTCGTAGAAGTCCATGGGGCGTAGGCTACAATGGTATATTGACGTGGTAACCCTCTACTTACTAATTCTTTATTGTCCTTTACACATTTATTACTTTTCATTTACCTTTCGTTTTGTTGCtgtactaatttttgtttttgttaggcTGCTCAACTGGCCCATATTTTGGATGGTTGTGCAAAGGAACTTGCCGAGGAGGCTGATCGGGAGAGGGAGGCACAGGAGACAGCTGTTAAAATAGCTAAGGAAAAAATAAAGGCAGCTGATACTGTCCAGAAAAAGGCTGTTGCCGCAAAGAAGAATAGAGCACTGGCGGAGAAAAGGTCCGCGGAACTCTTGGCTAAACAGAATGAGACGGATGTTAAGCTAGCTGAGGCGATCAGCTTGAACACGGCTTAAGCCGAGGAACTTGCTGACCTAAGGGCGGCTTTGGAGGCTTGCGAAGAGAAATGGTACAATGAAGGGTTCACTAATGCCAAGAATTTCGTGGAGCCAGTTGTGAACCAAGCTCGAAGGTTGGGTtttgaggccgggtggtttgctgctctGCAGATTTTGGGAGTCCCCGAGGATTCCCCTTTGAGAGATCCCGGCCAGTTTCCCTTGCTGAGCTCAAACGCTGCCACGTAGGATCCCCCCGGTGCCCATTGACGAGGAGGAAACAACAAGTATGAGGGAACTGGTGGAACAGATTGATGCACATGCAGAGCCAGATGAGACGGAAGCCACCAGCATACCAAGTGCTCAAGATCAGCTCGGTGGGGACCTGCATTCTCCCGTGGCCGACCAGCAGCAGACCGAGGCAATAGATCAGACCGGACCCTCCGTTTCATTAAGTTAATTGCTTAACTGACTTTTTAatgcttttatttctttttactgcccttttattactatttctttttctgtaaatttgcctatgtcaccgggttgtggtgactgaacaacttatttatttcCTGGGGATGACCCGTACGCAGTTGTCGGGTTTGGCGACGAgacattgattttgtttttatgttaaCTTTATTTGGATGATAATTTATTTGTTGTGTGCTTGCATTGATCATGCCCGTGAATGCTTGGTTATTACTTTGTTCGGTGTTGTTTTCTTCCCCTCTTTTTGTTGTTGCCACTTATCTTTTTGCATGTATGGCCAGGAATGACTTGCATGGTGGGATAAATCTAGCCCCCATATATTGCGTGTTTATACAACACATATTTGCTTTCTTGAGAATATGAACGGCAAGATGCCTCATACTCTGgcataaggtttccacctgctcggtgattttgattGAACCGAGAATGATGttttttcccttaaaattttctttattagaataaggtttccacccgctcggcgattttgatcgaaccgagaatgaggtttctgtccttagaatttttttataagaataataaggtttccacctactcggcgattttgatcgtaCCGAGAAtgaggtttttgtccttagaattttttataagaataaggtttccaccttcttgatgattttgatcgaaccgagaatgaggtttctgtccttagaattttttataagaataaggTTGCCACCTTCTCAGCGATTTTGATCAAACTGAGaatgaggtttctgtccttaacgTAATCCATTAATactaaatatgaaattaattaatacttaatgtGCAATAATGAAATTGAATATAGCTGGAACAAGGAACTTCATCATTATATTGACTAGAGCGGTGTACAATATTTGGACTTACGTTTTCGTGCATGAATGGTCACTGGTAAAACTTTTTTAGGTTGTGGACATTCCATGGCCGGGGGAGTGGCCTCTCTTTAAGGTCTTCTAAATAGTACACTCCCGTGCCTGCAATGGTAGtaactctgtatggtccctcccacgTTTAAGCTAACTTCCTTACACCTACGTCCTGCATGTTTCCCACAACTTTTCTCAGCACCAAGTCTCCGACACTGAATTCCCTACCTTTTACATCTCGGTTGTGTCGTTGGGCAAGTCTCTGCTGGTATTCTGCGAGCCGTATTGTTGCTGCTTCCCGGCACTTTTCCAACCAATCTAAGTGCTCCAGCATTAAACCATCGTTCTAGACGGGGTCAAATCCTGCGACCGTGCACTGCACAAGTTTACTTCGGTCGATATCACGGCTTCTGCTCCATACGTCAAGGAGAATGGAGTCTCCCTGTGGACCTTCTGGGGGTTGTACAGTAAGCCCATAAAACGTTAGGTAACTCCTCgacccatcttccctttgccccatccaaccttctcttcaaCCTATTCAAAATGGTCTTGTTAACTgcctcagcttggccgttgctttgaGGATACGATGGAGTGGAATATCTGTTCTTGATGCCAAGATCGCTGCAAAAGGTTCAGAAagctttgctatcaaattgtAGCCCATTTTCTGATATCAGTGAGTTCAGCACCCCGAATCTCATGACTATGTTCTTCCAGACAAACTTTTTCATGTCTACATCCCAGATATTTGCCAGGGCCTTGGCTTCCGCCCATTTCATGA
This region includes:
- the LOC126709276 gene encoding geraniol 8-hydroxylase-like; translation: MDYFLSFILCLCHTWTIIQAFYSIARSIVTSTKLPPGPKPFPIIGNLLELVGHKPQKSLAKLANTHGPLMTLKLGLKTTIVISSADLAKEVLQQHDQFFCNRTIPESVVAGNEHEFSLPWLPVSAQWRNLRRICKSHLFANQILDANQNLRKKKVQELLADIHNSSLNGDAVDIGKAAFKTSLNLLSNTIFSVDLADPNSATGRELSKLVHSILEVGSRPNLADYFPVLKKVDPQGIRRQMTIYYGKMIDLFSSIISQRLLQRKTFGSIRNNDMLDTLLHISEESTGEIDKTQIERLFVDLFLAGNDTTSATLEWAMAELLYNPEVLSKAKAELEQIIGKGNAVVESDIDRLPYLQAIVKETFRLHPPVPLLLPRKAGADVEIQGFTVPKGAQVLVNIWAIGRDASIWENPNSFKPERFMGSEIDVKGRNFELIPFGAGRRMCPGLPLALRMLHLMLGSLIHTFDWKVEGGFKPKDIYFEEKFGLTLQKAKPLRAIPIMA